The Deinococcus sonorensis KR-87 genome includes a window with the following:
- a CDS encoding HD domain-containing protein, with the protein MDRAQAYQLMVQHTPSVSLQRHMLNVEAAMRWYARHFGEDEERYAVTGLLHDFDYELHPQEHPTWGVTYLREHTDVTPDVLDAIMGHASYTGTPRESRLARTLFAVDELTGLVQAAALIRPDKSVKALEFASLNKRFRNRAFAAGVNREEVEQGAQELGIPLDQHMQNVLSAMQQMEP; encoded by the coding sequence ATGGACCGTGCCCAGGCCTACCAACTGATGGTGCAGCATACCCCCAGCGTCTCCCTGCAGCGCCACATGCTGAATGTCGAGGCGGCGATGCGCTGGTATGCCCGGCATTTCGGCGAGGACGAGGAGCGGTACGCCGTGACCGGCCTGCTGCACGACTTCGACTACGAACTGCATCCGCAGGAGCATCCCACCTGGGGCGTGACGTACCTGCGTGAGCACACCGACGTGACGCCCGACGTGCTGGACGCCATCATGGGTCACGCCAGCTACACGGGAACGCCGCGTGAAAGCCGGCTGGCCCGCACGCTGTTTGCGGTGGACGAGCTGACCGGGCTGGTGCAGGCGGCGGCGCTGATCCGCCCCGACAAGAGCGTGAAGGCGCTGGAGTTCGCCAGCCTGAACAAGCGCTTTCGCAACCGCGCCTTTGCCGCCGGTGTCAACCGCGAGGAAGTGGAGCAGGGCGCCCAGGAACTGGGTATTCCGCTGGACCAGCACATGCAGAACGTGCTGAGCGCCATGCAGCAGATGGAGCCGTA